A window of the Butyricimonas faecalis genome harbors these coding sequences:
- the mobB gene encoding conjugal transfer protein MobB, whose translation MVAKINRGASLYGAVIYNQQKVNESTARIISGNRMIADVTGNPEQVMRNTLWAFENYLLANRNTEKPVLHISLNPSVDDRLTDSQFADLAREYMQRMGYGDQPYIVYIHEDIGRRHIHIVSTCVNEKGEKIDDAYEWNRSMKACRELERKFGLKQVEDKRRELLEPYLKKADYQNGDVKQQVSNILKSVFSTYRFQSFGEYSALLSCFNIEAKQVRGEFEGTPYNGIVYTMTDNTGKPVCTPIKSSLIGKRFGYEGLEKRIGYNTREYKNKKRQPKIRNEIALAMHGCRGNREDFIRLLNGRGIDVVFRENGEGRIYGATFIDHRNREVYNGSRLGKEFSANAFERLFNNPGNIPNLDAPMPDTGLQSGFSSDMESAIEQAFGIFDFEANGPDPQEEALARRLYHKKKKKRRSRGIS comes from the coding sequence ATGGTGGCAAAAATCAACAGGGGCGCGTCGCTCTACGGGGCTGTCATCTACAACCAGCAGAAAGTGAACGAGTCAACGGCACGCATCATTTCGGGAAACCGCATGATTGCCGATGTCACGGGCAATCCGGAACAGGTCATGAGGAACACGCTCTGGGCATTCGAAAATTACCTGCTTGCCAACAGGAACACGGAGAAGCCGGTGCTACACATATCGCTCAATCCTTCGGTGGATGACCGTCTCACCGATTCCCAATTTGCGGATTTGGCAAGGGAGTATATGCAACGCATGGGCTACGGCGACCAGCCTTACATTGTATATATTCACGAGGACATCGGCCGCAGGCATATCCATATCGTTTCCACCTGCGTGAACGAGAAAGGGGAAAAGATTGACGATGCCTACGAATGGAACCGCTCGATGAAGGCCTGTCGGGAACTGGAAAGAAAATTCGGTCTGAAACAGGTGGAGGACAAACGCAGGGAACTGCTGGAACCATATCTGAAGAAAGCGGACTATCAGAATGGCGATGTAAAGCAACAGGTTTCCAACATCCTTAAAAGCGTGTTCTCCACTTACCGTTTCCAGTCATTCGGAGAGTACAGCGCGTTGCTGTCCTGCTTTAACATCGAGGCGAAACAGGTTAGGGGCGAATTTGAAGGGACACCTTACAACGGCATTGTCTATACCATGACAGACAATACAGGCAAACCGGTATGTACGCCCATCAAGTCCTCCCTTATCGGAAAACGCTTCGGTTATGAAGGACTGGAAAAGCGTATTGGTTACAATACCCGTGAATACAAGAACAAAAAACGGCAGCCCAAAATACGGAACGAGATTGCACTCGCCATGCATGGATGCCGTGGCAACCGGGAGGATTTCATCCGCCTCTTGAACGGCCGGGGAATAGACGTGGTGTTCCGGGAGAACGGGGAAGGACGCATTTACGGCGCGACCTTCATCGACCACAGGAACAGGGAGGTCTATAACGGCTCGCGGCTCGGAAAGGAGTTCTCGGCAAATGCCTTTGAGCGCCTCTTTAATAATCCGGGCAATATCCCGAATCTGGATGCGCCCATGCCGGACACCGGTCTGCAAAGCGGATTCTCCTCCGACATGGAAAGTGCCATAGAACAGGCTTTCGGGATCTTCGACTTTGAAGCAAACGGTCCCGACCCGCAGGAAGAGGCTCTCGCACGCAGGCTGTATCACAAGAAGAAAAAGAAACGCCGCTCACGGGGCATCTCCTAA
- the mobA gene encoding conjugal transfer protein MobA, with amino-acid sequence MRMEENKNRKARKGVGRKSKSDPAVYRYGIKFNSRENAQFELSFQKSGMAYRARFIKSVLLNKEIKVVRIDKAAMDYYVRLTNFYHQFQAVGNNYNQAVKAIKTNFGEKRAYALLRNLEKVTIDLVVLSKRIIMLTREFEETYLIKKQREEE; translated from the coding sequence ATGCGTATGGAAGAAAACAAGAACAGAAAAGCAAGAAAAGGTGTAGGGCGGAAATCAAAATCCGACCCTGCCGTGTACCGCTACGGTATCAAATTCAATTCACGGGAGAACGCGCAATTTGAACTCTCATTCCAGAAATCGGGTATGGCTTACCGTGCGAGGTTTATTAAATCGGTACTTCTGAACAAGGAAATCAAGGTGGTCAGAATCGACAAGGCAGCAATGGACTACTACGTCCGTCTTACCAATTTCTACCATCAGTTCCAGGCCGTAGGCAACAACTACAACCAGGCGGTAAAGGCAATCAAGACCAATTTCGGGGAGAAACGGGCATACGCCCTGCTTCGCAATCTGGAAAAGGTGACCATAGATCTGGTGGTGCTGAGCAAGCGGATCATCATGCTAACCCGTGAGTTTGAAGAAACCTACCTTATCAAAAAACAGAGGGAGGAGGAATGA
- a CDS encoding ParA family protein: MKKNPLFVAVSNQKGGVGKSTMLITLASLLNYSMGRNVAIVDCDSTQRSLFNLRERDMEMVEINKKYMVLLEEQRLRGCRIYPIRQAKPENARQVAGELAAKADFDIVFIDLPGSMDISGVLQTIFNVDYVLTPIAADNFVMDSSFVFAKSVMKCAENRNNIPLKDVFLFWTKVKKRSNTEVLDNYMALMKKQGLKILDSMIPDLCRYDKELSSRTRTYFRCSLLPPPAGQLKGSGLQELANELIVKFNL, encoded by the coding sequence ATGAAGAAGAATCCGTTATTCGTTGCGGTCAGCAATCAAAAGGGTGGGGTCGGCAAAAGTACCATGTTGATAACGCTTGCCAGTCTCCTGAATTATTCGATGGGCAGGAATGTGGCCATCGTTGATTGTGACTCCACCCAGCGTAGCCTGTTCAATCTGAGGGAACGGGACATGGAGATGGTGGAGATAAACAAGAAGTACATGGTGTTGCTGGAGGAACAGAGACTCAGGGGATGTAGGATTTATCCTATCAGGCAGGCAAAACCGGAGAATGCACGCCAGGTGGCCGGAGAGTTGGCGGCAAAAGCAGATTTTGATATCGTTTTCATAGATCTGCCGGGATCTATGGACATATCCGGCGTTTTGCAGACCATTTTCAATGTGGATTATGTATTGACCCCCATTGCCGCTGACAATTTTGTCATGGACAGCAGTTTTGTCTTTGCCAAAAGCGTCATGAAGTGTGCGGAAAACCGGAATAACATTCCCTTAAAAGACGTGTTCCTGTTCTGGACCAAGGTCAAGAAAAGAAGCAACACCGAGGTGCTTGACAACTATATGGCACTGATGAAGAAACAGGGGTTGAAAATTCTGGATTCAATGATTCCCGATCTCTGCCGCTATGACAAGGAACTGTCATCCCGGACACGCACCTATTTCCGCTGTTCGCTCCTTCCACCGCCGGCAGGACAGCTTAAAGGCAGCGGATTGCAGGAACTGGCAAACGAACTGATTGTAAAATTTAACCTGTAA
- a CDS encoding DUF3408 domain-containing protein, which translates to MAKKIVKVNEEKIRGYMVGDIPDAIENEDIIVVEVPEEGNNERQDTEKETARKNSKSCNMPKSDSNFRQKYLVNTPMPGRIQVYLNRKLYDEIKNYLNVIAPEVSIASYISNIIAEHIELNIEEITRMYKDRFSPPKIQ; encoded by the coding sequence ATGGCAAAGAAAATTGTAAAAGTGAATGAAGAAAAAATCAGGGGGTATATGGTCGGTGACATTCCTGATGCCATCGAGAACGAGGATATCATAGTGGTTGAGGTTCCGGAAGAGGGAAACAATGAAAGGCAGGATACGGAAAAAGAAACTGCCCGGAAAAATTCCAAATCTTGCAATATGCCTAAAAGTGACAGTAACTTTCGTCAAAAGTATCTGGTGAATACCCCCATGCCCGGACGTATCCAGGTGTACCTGAACCGCAAGCTGTACGACGAGATAAAGAATTATCTCAATGTGATAGCTCCCGAAGTAAGTATTGCGAGCTATATCAGTAACATCATAGCCGAGCATATAGAACTCAACATCGAGGAAATCACCCGAATGTATAAAGACCGTTTTTCACCCCCTAAAATTCAATAG
- a CDS encoding DUF4122 family protein produces METTLIYFSVKAVSATYILYKVWMFIFSPKVYKFWNNQLRYMRIARIRLWKSRKKRMAEKARKARYRARLDKAEAWIAQAENDILKVGHEKNTETQPNPLNEYNEVIGKTKIVYLEDPEVARKTPTRSEPMKKEPIEEDEDINPDDVIDDFTPKKGLTESEKRELMSNDGCVPDPDFSRALTFEELDNVADVLISGTDDRKKIRNAAETLYQLQDTDLFRFFSTELSTQSQLEKLLRENMPNGKETSKQSLEQIGIDWNKYM; encoded by the coding sequence ATGGAAACAACATTAATTTATTTTTCAGTAAAAGCCGTGTCGGCAACTTATATATTATATAAGGTATGGATGTTTATATTCAGTCCGAAAGTTTATAAATTCTGGAACAATCAGCTTCGTTATATGCGCATTGCACGTATCCGGTTATGGAAATCACGCAAAAAACGGATGGCGGAAAAAGCAAGGAAAGCCCGGTATAGGGCAAGACTGGACAAGGCTGAAGCATGGATCGCACAAGCGGAGAACGATATCCTTAAAGTCGGGCATGAAAAGAATACCGAAACGCAGCCGAATCCCCTGAACGAGTACAATGAAGTAATCGGCAAGACGAAGATAGTCTATCTTGAAGACCCGGAAGTGGCGAGAAAAACTCCCACACGTTCTGAGCCTATGAAAAAGGAACCCATAGAGGAGGATGAGGATATAAATCCGGATGACGTGATTGATGACTTTACTCCCAAAAAAGGACTGACAGAATCGGAAAAACGGGAACTTATGTCAAATGACGGGTGCGTTCCTGATCCGGATTTTTCAAGGGCATTGACTTTTGAGGAACTGGACAATGTCGCTGATGTGCTTATTTCGGGGACGGATGACAGAAAGAAAATCCGAAATGCTGCCGAAACCTTGTACCAACTTCAGGATACAGACCTGTTCAGGTTCTTTTCAACCGAATTGAGTACTCAAAGCCAATTGGAAAAACTGCTTAGGGAAAATATGCCAAATGGAAAAGAGACATCAAAACAGTCTTTGGAACAGATTGGAATTGATTGGAATAAATACATGTAA
- a CDS encoding DUF4134 domain-containing protein — MKKRFFLAAMTLLVSMGASAQGNGIGGITEATNMVTSYFDPGTKLIYAIGAVIGLIGGVKVYSKFSSGDPDTSKTAASWFGACIFLIVAATILRSFFL, encoded by the coding sequence ATGAAAAAAAGATTCTTTTTGGCAGCCATGACGCTGCTGGTTTCAATGGGGGCATCCGCCCAGGGCAACGGTATCGGTGGAATTACGGAAGCTACCAATATGGTCACTTCGTATTTCGATCCCGGCACCAAGCTGATTTACGCCATCGGTGCCGTTATCGGCCTTATCGGAGGCGTGAAAGTCTATTCCAAGTTCTCGTCAGGTGACCCGGACACCTCAAAGACTGCCGCCAGCTGGTTCGGTGCGTGTATCTTCCTGATTGTCGCTGCCACCATCTTACGCTCATTCTTCCTGTAA
- a CDS encoding DUF4133 domain-containing protein, translated as MAEFNVNKGIGRSPEFKGLKSQYLFIFAGGLLALFVIFVVMYMAGIDQWVCIGFGVVSASVLVWGTFRMNSKYGEWGLMKLHALRSHPRYIISRRKFLRLFSPTIKNRKA; from the coding sequence ATGGCGGAATTCAATGTCAACAAGGGGATTGGGCGCAGCCCGGAGTTCAAGGGACTCAAGAGCCAGTACCTGTTCATCTTTGCGGGAGGATTGCTCGCGTTGTTCGTAATCTTCGTCGTCATGTACATGGCAGGTATCGACCAGTGGGTCTGCATCGGTTTCGGGGTCGTTTCCGCATCGGTGCTGGTCTGGGGCACTTTCAGGATGAATTCGAAATACGGTGAATGGGGCCTTATGAAACTCCATGCGCTGCGCAGCCATCCCCGCTACATCATCAGCCGGAGAAAGTTCCTCCGGTTGTTTTCTCCAACCATTAAAAACAGAAAAGCATGA
- a CDS encoding TraG family conjugative transposon ATPase, protein MKNVMKTATLESKFPLLAVENGCIISKDADITVAYRVELPELFTLTRAEYESMHSTWAKAVKVLPNYSIVHKQDFFIEEGYKPDICKEDLSFLSRSFERHFNERPYLQHTCYLFLTKTTKEHSRTTSSFNALTRGFIIPKEMQDKETVTRFMECCGQFERIVNDSGLLRIIRLTDEEIIGSNNSAGIIEKYFSMSQEDATCLQDLSLGAGEMKVGDNYLCLHTLSDPEDLPSNVSTDCRYERLSTDRSDCRLSFAAPIGILLTCNHVVNQYLFIDDSAEILRKFEQTARNMHSLSRYSRSNQINREWIEEYLNEAHSKGLVSIRAHCNVMAWSDDREKLKRIKNDVGSQLALMEAKPRHNTVDVPTLFWAAIPGNAGDFPSEESFHTFIEQALCLFIGETSYKDSLSPFGIRMVDRLTGKPVHLDISDLPMKNGTITNRNKFILGPSGSGKSFFTNHMVRQYYEQGAHVLLVDTGNSYQGLCSLIHARTHGEDGIYFTYEEKDPIAFNPFYVEDGIFDIEKKESVKTLILTLWKRDDEPPTRAEEVALSNAVNLFLEKIRRDSSIKPSFNTFYEFIRDEYQDILKEKRTREKDFDVWGFLNVLEPYYKGGEYDYLLNSDKQLDLQSKRFIVFELDNIKDNKVLFPIVTIIIMETFINKMRKLKGIRKMILLEEAWKAISKEGMAEYLRYLFKTVRKFFGEAVVVTQEVEDIISSPIVKGTIINNSDCKILLDQRKYMNKFDEIQALLGLTDKERAQILSINMANNPSRKYKEVWIGLGGSQSAVYATEVSLEEYMVRP, encoded by the coding sequence ATGAAAAACGTAATGAAAACAGCCACGCTGGAAAGCAAGTTTCCGCTGTTGGCCGTGGAGAACGGCTGCATCATCAGCAAGGATGCGGACATCACCGTGGCATACCGGGTGGAACTGCCGGAACTGTTCACGCTGACACGTGCCGAGTACGAGTCCATGCACTCCACCTGGGCAAAAGCGGTAAAGGTCTTGCCGAACTACAGCATCGTACACAAGCAGGACTTCTTCATCGAAGAGGGATATAAGCCGGATATCTGCAAGGAAGACCTGAGCTTTCTGAGCCGCAGTTTCGAACGCCATTTCAACGAGCGGCCGTATTTGCAGCATACCTGTTACCTGTTCCTTACGAAAACCACGAAGGAACACAGCCGGACAACCAGCAGTTTCAATGCACTTACAAGGGGATTCATTATCCCCAAGGAAATGCAGGACAAGGAAACCGTCACCCGGTTCATGGAGTGCTGCGGACAATTCGAACGCATCGTAAACGACAGCGGCCTGCTACGTATCATCCGCCTGACGGATGAGGAGATCATCGGGAGCAACAATTCCGCCGGCATCATCGAGAAGTATTTTTCCATGTCGCAGGAAGATGCTACCTGCTTGCAGGATCTGTCACTCGGTGCCGGAGAAATGAAGGTGGGCGACAACTACCTGTGCCTTCATACGCTTTCCGATCCGGAAGACCTGCCGTCGAACGTGTCAACCGATTGCCGGTATGAAAGGCTCTCGACAGACCGGAGCGACTGCCGGCTGTCCTTTGCCGCACCGATAGGCATCCTGCTTACCTGCAACCATGTGGTGAACCAGTATCTCTTCATTGATGATTCGGCTGAAATTCTCAGGAAATTCGAGCAGACCGCACGGAACATGCACTCGCTTTCCCGTTACAGCCGTTCCAACCAGATCAACCGCGAATGGATTGAGGAGTACCTGAACGAGGCACACAGCAAAGGGCTGGTTTCCATCCGTGCGCACTGCAATGTCATGGCATGGAGCGATGACCGGGAAAAGTTGAAGCGCATCAAGAACGATGTGGGCAGCCAGCTGGCGTTGATGGAAGCCAAACCGCGCCACAACACGGTGGATGTGCCGACCCTCTTCTGGGCGGCAATACCCGGCAATGCCGGAGATTTCCCGTCCGAGGAGAGTTTCCACACCTTTATCGAGCAGGCCCTGTGCCTGTTCATCGGGGAAACCTCCTACAAGGACTCGCTCTCCCCGTTTGGCATCCGTATGGTGGACCGCCTGACCGGAAAACCCGTCCATCTGGATATTTCCGACCTGCCGATGAAGAACGGCACAATCACGAACCGGAACAAATTCATCCTCGGACCTTCGGGCAGCGGGAAATCTTTTTTCACCAACCACATGGTACGCCAGTATTACGAGCAGGGTGCGCATGTGCTGTTGGTGGATACCGGAAACTCCTATCAGGGACTGTGCAGCCTTATCCATGCCAGGACACACGGCGAGGACGGGATTTATTTTACTTATGAAGAAAAAGATCCGATAGCTTTCAATCCTTTTTACGTGGAAGACGGGATTTTCGATATCGAGAAGAAAGAATCCGTCAAGACGCTTATCCTTACCCTGTGGAAGCGTGACGACGAGCCGCCGACACGTGCCGAGGAGGTGGCGCTATCCAATGCGGTCAATCTCTTTCTGGAGAAAATCCGCAGGGACAGCAGCATAAAACCCTCCTTCAATACCTTCTATGAGTTTATCCGTGACGAGTATCAGGATATCCTAAAAGAGAAGCGAACCCGTGAGAAGGATTTTGACGTATGGGGATTCCTCAATGTATTGGAGCCTTACTACAAAGGTGGCGAGTATGACTACCTGCTTAACTCTGACAAACAGCTTGATTTACAGAGTAAACGCTTCATAGTTTTTGAATTGGACAATATCAAGGACAATAAAGTACTCTTCCCGATAGTCACCATTATCATCATGGAAACCTTCATCAACAAAATGAGAAAGTTGAAAGGAATCCGCAAGATGATATTATTGGAAGAAGCCTGGAAAGCCATTAGCAAGGAGGGTATGGCGGAATATCTTCGGTACCTCTTCAAGACCGTCAGAAAGTTTTTCGGTGAGGCCGTGGTCGTGACCCAGGAAGTGGAGGACATCATTTCTTCCCCGATTGTCAAGGGTACCATCATTAATAATAGTGACTGTAAGATTCTCCTTGACCAGCGCAAGTATATGAACAAGTTCGATGAGATCCAAGCGTTGCTCGGTCTGACCGACAAGGAGCGGGCGCAGATACTTTCCATCAACATGGCAAACAATCCTTCCCGAAAGTACAAGGAAGTGTGGATTGGTCTCGGAGGCTCACAGTCAGCAGTCTATGCCACCGAGGTGTCGCTTGAAGAATATATGGTGCGCCCGTAA
- a CDS encoding reverse transcriptase/maturase family protein, with protein MRNPENVLNSLSKHSGNLNYKFERLYRVLFNEEMFYVAYQNIYSKTGNMTAGADGKTIDGMSIDRVEQLIGSLKNETYQPNPSKRTYIPKKNGKKRPLGIPSFDDKLVQEVVRMILEAIYEGSFEHTSHGFRPKRSCHTALIDIQKTFTAVKWFIEGDIKGFFDNINHDVLINILRERIADERFLRLIRKFLNAGYVEDWVFHRTYSGTPQGGIISPILANIYLDKFDKYIKEYINRFNKGVTRKGDARYKLYEQRRYRLAKKLKNEKDVKVRKQMTAEIKRLREERNNYPARNEMDSSIKRLKYVRYADDFLIGITGNLEDCKTVKEDIKNYLNEALKLELSDEKTLITNAQKPAKFLGYDVFIRRCNDLRKDKYGKTVRAFGHKPVLYLNFETMRKKLFDYKAARIAVVNGKEVWKSIVRTYMLNLDDLEIVSQFNAEIRGFYNYYSIANNSYVINSFYHIMSYSMYKVFANKYKSSVKKILLKYKKNKFFQVAYENSKGKTLYQSFYHDGFKRKKVAGNIYCDTIPRTVSITGGRNSLMERLKLQVCELCGATDKLEMHHVRKLKDLKGKSDWEKKMIARRRKTLAVCSKCHAKIDPDRRIRLN; from the coding sequence ATGAGAAATCCAGAAAATGTGTTGAACAGTCTGAGTAAACACAGCGGTAACTTGAACTATAAGTTTGAGCGGCTGTATAGAGTGCTGTTTAACGAGGAAATGTTTTATGTAGCCTATCAGAATATTTACAGCAAGACAGGCAACATGACGGCAGGAGCCGATGGTAAAACCATTGACGGAATGAGTATTGACCGAGTTGAACAACTGATTGGCAGTCTTAAAAATGAGACTTATCAGCCTAATCCGTCCAAAAGGACGTACATACCTAAGAAAAACGGGAAAAAACGTCCGCTTGGCATACCCTCTTTTGATGATAAGCTGGTACAGGAAGTAGTCAGAATGATACTTGAAGCAATCTATGAAGGTAGTTTTGAACATACTTCACATGGGTTTCGTCCCAAACGAAGTTGTCATACTGCTCTTATAGATATACAAAAGACATTCACTGCCGTGAAATGGTTTATTGAAGGCGATATTAAAGGATTCTTCGACAATATCAATCATGACGTACTGATTAATATTCTTCGGGAACGTATCGCCGACGAGAGATTTTTGCGGCTTATCAGAAAATTCCTGAATGCCGGATATGTGGAAGACTGGGTATTTCATAGAACGTACAGTGGAACTCCGCAAGGCGGGATTATCAGCCCAATACTGGCTAACATCTACCTTGACAAGTTCGACAAGTACATCAAGGAATACATCAATCGGTTCAATAAAGGGGTAACAAGAAAAGGCGACGCTCGATACAAGCTCTACGAACAGCGAAGATACCGACTGGCAAAGAAACTAAAGAATGAGAAAGATGTAAAGGTAAGGAAACAGATGACCGCCGAAATTAAGCGGCTACGAGAAGAACGGAACAACTATCCGGCACGTAATGAAATGGACAGCAGTATCAAACGGTTAAAATACGTGAGATACGCAGATGACTTTCTGATTGGAATTACCGGTAATCTTGAAGACTGCAAAACAGTAAAAGAGGATATTAAGAATTATTTGAATGAAGCTCTTAAACTGGAACTGTCAGACGAAAAGACACTGATAACCAATGCGCAGAAACCAGCGAAATTTCTCGGATATGACGTATTTATACGTAGGTGTAACGATTTACGTAAGGATAAGTACGGTAAAACGGTTCGTGCATTCGGACACAAGCCTGTATTGTACCTGAATTTTGAAACGATGCGGAAGAAACTCTTTGATTATAAAGCCGCAAGAATCGCGGTCGTCAATGGCAAAGAGGTTTGGAAATCCATCGTCAGAACGTACATGCTGAACTTGGATGACTTGGAAATAGTCAGTCAGTTCAATGCCGAAATCCGAGGGTTCTATAATTATTACTCAATAGCCAATAACAGCTATGTCATCAATTCTTTCTATCACATTATGTCATACAGCATGTATAAGGTATTTGCGAACAAATACAAATCATCTGTAAAGAAAATACTTCTGAAATATAAAAAGAACAAGTTTTTCCAAGTGGCATATGAAAATAGCAAGGGTAAGACACTTTACCAATCATTTTATCATGATGGTTTCAAACGCAAAAAGGTTGCAGGGAATATTTACTGTGACACTATTCCACGGACAGTTTCCATAACAGGTGGACGTAACAGCCTTATGGAAAGGCTGAAGCTCCAAGTTTGCGAATTATGCGGTGCTACCGATAAACTCGAAATGCATCACGTTCGCAAACTTAAAGACCTGAAAGGTAAATCCGACTGGGAAAAGAAAATGATAGCTCGAAGACGAAAAACTTTGGCTGTCTGCTCAAAGTGTCATGCAAAAATAGACCCCGACCGAAGAATCAGACTGAATTAA
- a CDS encoding DUF4141 domain-containing protein, with protein MKKKILMLCMGCFLASLTAKAQWVVSDPGNLAQGIINAAKNIVHTSSTATNMANNFQETVKIYKQGKEYYDGLRKVKNLVRDARKVQQTVLMVGDITDIYVTNFERMLSDPYFTPEELSAIALGYTKLLEESAHLLNDLKTVVNENGLSMNDKERMDIIDRCYNDMLQNRSLVQYYTNKNIGVSYLRAKKRNDLDRVMALYGSPNERYW; from the coding sequence ATGAAAAAGAAAATTCTCATGCTGTGCATGGGCTGCTTCCTTGCCAGCCTCACAGCAAAAGCGCAATGGGTCGTGAGCGACCCGGGCAATCTAGCACAGGGCATCATCAATGCCGCCAAGAACATTGTTCACACGTCCTCCACAGCCACTAATATGGCGAATAATTTTCAGGAGACTGTAAAAATCTACAAGCAGGGCAAGGAGTATTACGACGGATTGCGCAAGGTCAAGAACCTTGTCCGGGATGCCCGCAAAGTCCAGCAGACCGTCCTGATGGTGGGAGATATCACGGACATCTATGTCACCAACTTCGAGCGTATGCTCAGCGATCCGTATTTTACACCGGAAGAACTGAGTGCCATTGCCCTTGGGTACACCAAACTGCTGGAAGAAAGTGCCCACCTGCTGAACGACCTGAAGACGGTGGTCAACGAGAACGGCCTTTCGATGAACGACAAGGAACGTATGGACATTATCGACCGCTGCTACAACGACATGCTGCAAAACCGTAGCCTGGTGCAGTATTACACCAACAAGAACATCGGGGTGTCCTACCTGCGCGCCAAGAAACGGAACGACCTGGACCGCGTGATGGCACTCTACGGCTCACCGAACGAACGTTATTGGTAA
- the traJ gene encoding conjugative transposon protein TraJ, whose translation MLLLAIDFDNLHQILQNLYVEMMPLCSKMTGVARGLAGLGALFYVAYRVWQALARAEPVDVFPLLRPFALGLCIMFFPTLVLGTLNSILSPVVKGTHTILESQTFDMNEYRAQKDKLETEAMKRNPETAYLVDKETFDNRLDELGAFDAIEACGMYVDRAMYNMKRAVQNFFRELLELLFNAAALVIDTLRTFFLIVLSILGPVSFAISCWDGFQASLSQWFVRYISIYLWLPVSDLFSSVLARIQVLMLQRDIEQLSDPDFIPDSSNGVYITFLIIGIIGYFTIPTVSNWIVQAGGGAGNYGKNVNQAASKTGSVVAGTAGAAVGNIAGRLIK comes from the coding sequence ATGTTATTGTTGGCTATAGATTTTGACAACCTGCATCAGATTTTACAGAATCTGTATGTGGAAATGATGCCGCTCTGCTCAAAGATGACCGGTGTGGCAAGAGGCCTTGCCGGTTTGGGAGCGCTTTTCTATGTGGCGTATCGTGTATGGCAGGCTCTGGCCCGTGCCGAGCCTGTGGATGTCTTTCCGCTTTTGCGTCCGTTCGCCTTGGGGCTTTGTATCATGTTCTTTCCGACACTCGTTCTGGGTACGCTGAACAGCATCCTCTCGCCCGTCGTGAAAGGGACCCATACCATATTGGAGTCGCAGACCTTTGACATGAACGAGTACAGGGCGCAGAAGGACAAGCTGGAGACTGAGGCGATGAAACGGAATCCCGAGACAGCCTATCTGGTCGACAAGGAGACTTTTGACAACAGGCTGGACGAGCTGGGCGCGTTTGACGCTATAGAAGCCTGCGGAATGTATGTGGACCGTGCCATGTACAACATGAAAAGGGCCGTGCAGAATTTCTTCCGCGAACTGCTGGAACTCCTGTTCAATGCGGCGGCGCTGGTCATCGACACGCTGAGGACATTCTTCCTGATCGTGCTTTCGATACTCGGTCCCGTTTCCTTTGCCATCTCCTGCTGGGACGGTTTCCAGGCTTCTCTCAGCCAGTGGTTCGTCCGCTACATCAGTATCTACCTGTGGCTTCCCGTAAGCGACCTGTTCAGCAGCGTGCTGGCGAGAATCCAGGTATTGATGCTGCAGAGGGACATCGAACAGCTTTCCGACCCGGATTTCATCCCCGACAGCTCAAACGGGGTTTACATCACTTTCCTCATTATCGGCATCATCGGGTATTTCACCATCCCGACCGTATCGAACTGGATTGTGCAGGCCGGAGGCGGTGCGGGCAATTATGGAAAGAACGTGAACCAGGCGGCATCCAAGACAGGCTCCGTGGTGGCCGGGACTGCCGGAGCGGCGGTGGGAAACATTGCCGGCAGGCTTATCAAGTAA